A genomic segment from Oncorhynchus clarkii lewisi isolate Uvic-CL-2024 chromosome 12, UVic_Ocla_1.0, whole genome shotgun sequence encodes:
- the LOC139421337 gene encoding DNA-directed RNA polymerases I, II, and III subunit RPABC2 isoform X2, with amino-acid sequence MSDNEGDFDDGDFDDAEEDEGLDDLENVEDDQENVKILPAGEGSQANQKRITTQYMTKYERARVLGTRALQIAMCAPVMVELEGETDPLQIAMKELKCRKIPIIIRRYLPDGSYEDWGCDELIITD; translated from the exons ATGTCCGACAACGAAGGAGA TTTTGATGATGGAGACTTTGATGACGCTGAAGAGGATGAGGGATTAGATGACCTGGAAAACGTTGAAGAT GACCAAGAGAATGTGAAGATCCTGCCTGCAGGGGAGGGGTCGCAGGCTAACCAGAAGAGGATCACAACCCAATACATGACCAAATATGAAAGGGCCAGAGTGCTGGGGACACGCGCCCTCCAGATAGC gatgtgtgcCCCAGTCATGGTGgagctggagggagagacagaccctCTGCAAATTGCCATGAAAGAGCTAAA GTGCAGGAAGATCCCCATCATCATCCGGCGGTACCTTCCTGATGGCAGTTATGAAGATTGGGGCTGCGACGAGCTCATCATCACAGACTGA
- the LOC139421337 gene encoding DNA-directed RNA polymerases I, II, and III subunit RPABC2 isoform X1, with amino-acid sequence MSDNEGDFDDGDFDDAEEDEGLDDLENVEDEDQENVKILPAGEGSQANQKRITTQYMTKYERARVLGTRALQIAMCAPVMVELEGETDPLQIAMKELKCRKIPIIIRRYLPDGSYEDWGCDELIITD; translated from the exons ATGTCCGACAACGAAGGAGA TTTTGATGATGGAGACTTTGATGACGCTGAAGAGGATGAGGGATTAGATGACCTGGAAAACGTTGAAGAT GAGGACCAAGAGAATGTGAAGATCCTGCCTGCAGGGGAGGGGTCGCAGGCTAACCAGAAGAGGATCACAACCCAATACATGACCAAATATGAAAGGGCCAGAGTGCTGGGGACACGCGCCCTCCAGATAGC gatgtgtgcCCCAGTCATGGTGgagctggagggagagacagaccctCTGCAAATTGCCATGAAAGAGCTAAA GTGCAGGAAGATCCCCATCATCATCCGGCGGTACCTTCCTGATGGCAGTTATGAAGATTGGGGCTGCGACGAGCTCATCATCACAGACTGA